Below is a genomic region from Desulfatirhabdium butyrativorans DSM 18734.
CGATGAGCACGCCATCCACCCGGTATCGCACCTGAACGTGGGTTTTGCGGGGTTCGATATGAACGTCTGACGCGCCGAGCTCGAGGGCCTTGGCGATGATGTGGTTCACCAGGCGGATGACGGGCGCTTCGGAAGCCATGTCCTTGAGATGCTCGGGATTGTCCCAGAGCTGGTCTTCGAGGCTCGCTTCCCCGTCCATCGCCTCGCCCGATCCCATGTCCACTTCCGCCTCGTACCAGCGGTAGACGAACTGGGAAATGGTCTCCTCCGCCGCAGCCACCACATCCACCCGTTTGGCATACGTCCTTTCGATGACTTCCCGGCTGATCCAGTCCAGCGGGGCGGCCATCGCCACCGTCACCGTGTCATCCGTTTCGCCGATGGGAACGAAGCGGAACCGCTTCATGTAGGCGACACTGAACGGATTGGTGGCAGGCGGGCTTTCCGGGAACCCCGATTCCTCGATCGTCTCGATGCCGAGAGCGGCCGGATCGAATACCGGCAGCGGTTCAGCGGCGGACTCGGAAGGCTTTCCGGAAAAACGTTCCTTCAGCAGGTTCAGCAGGGGAAGTTGCAACAGCAAGGGGCCCTCTTATTCCCAGTTGACAATGTCCTTGTCGTTTCCTTCTCCACCGATGGCCCCGTCTGCGCCGAAACTGTACAGATCATAGGCGCCATGCTCCCCCGGACTTCTGTACTGATACGCGAATCCCCAGGGATCCAGCGGAATGGCCTTCGGCAGATACGGCCCTTCCCAGTTGGTGACATTGCCCGGCTTTTCCCGAAGGGCGTTCAGGCCTTCTTCCGTGGTCGGATAGCGGCCGACATCGAGCCGGAACTCGTCGAGGGCCGATCCGAAGAGCTCGATCTGGGTCTTGGCCGTCTTCTGCTTGGCCTTGTCCACCTTGCCGAAGAATTTCGGGGCAACCAGGGCCGAGAGCAACCCCAGAATGATGATGACCACCAGCAGTTCGATGAGGGTGAATCCTTTTTCGCTGCGCTTTTCACGCATTCTCTTGTACATATCCAACCATCTCCTTTATATCATCCGGGGGGCGACATCGATCGCCGCTCCTCTATCCATCTTGTTGCGAAGCAGTGTCGTCATCGTCATCGTCATCGTCATCGTTGTCGTTGTCGTTGTCGTTGTCGTAATCGTTTTCGTAATCGTTTTCGTAATCGTTTTCGTAATCGTTTTCGTAATCGTAACACCTGCCTCTCTCCCCGCTTCGTTTTGTGGAGTCAAAGATTCGATTACGATTACGACAACGACAACGACAACGATAGCGATACCAGCGGCGACAACGATAGCAAAAACCCTCTTCCCATGCATCGTTGGGTAAGAAGGGAAACCTGTTTTCACGTTAAACCGATGGTCGGCTCAGAAGCAACTTCTGTCGAGTAGACCATCAACCCATGACCGATCGAAAATAATCGATCGTCCGCTGCAGCCCTTCCTGAACCCCCGTGGACGGTTTCCACCCCAGCAGCCGTTCAGCCTGGGTGATATCGGGCTTGCGCTGCCGGGGGTCGTCCTGGGGCATGGGCAGAAAAACGATGGATGCGCTGGATGCCGTCATTGCGATGATTTTTTCGGCCAGATCCCGAATGGTCCATTCCTCCGGATTGCCGAGGTTCACCGGGCCGGTCACCTCATCCGGTGCGTTCATCAGCCGGATCAGCCCGTCCACCAGATCGTCCACATAGCAGAAGCTTCGCGTCTGCCTGCCGTCTCCGTAAATGGTGATATCCTTTCCCTGAAGGGCCTGAACGATGAAATTGCTTACCACCCGGCCGTCGTTCGGATGCATCCGGGGGCCATACGTGTTAAAAATCCGAGCCACCCGGATGTTTACCCGATTCTGGCGATGGTAATCGAAAAACAGGGTTTCGGCACAGCGTTTACCTTCGTCATAACAGGATCGGATGCCGATGGGATTCACCCGGCCCCAGTACGCCTCGTTCTGGGGATGGATATCGGGGTCGCCGTAGACCTCGCTCGTGGATGCTTGCAGGATCTTTGCCTTCACCCGCTTGGCCAGACCCAGCATGTGGATGGCACCCAAAATGCATGTTTTGATCGTCTTCACCGGATTGTACTGGTAATGAATCGGAGACGCCGGGCAGGCCAGGTTGTAGATTTCATCGACTTCCAGAAAAATGGGCTGAACCAGGTCGTGGCGCACCAGCTCGAAATTCGGGTGCGGGAGCAATCGGGTAATATTTTCCTTGCTGCCTGTAAAGAAATTATCCA
It encodes:
- a CDS encoding UDP-glucuronic acid decarboxylase family protein, which encodes MKRFSRKRILVTGGAGFLGSHLCDRLIQEDHEVLCMDNFFTGSKENITRLLPHPNFELVRHDLVQPIFLEVDEIYNLACPASPIHYQYNPVKTIKTCILGAIHMLGLAKRVKAKILQASTSEVYGDPDIHPQNEAYWGRVNPIGIRSCYDEGKRCAETLFFDYHRQNRVNIRVARIFNTYGPRMHPNDGRVVSNFIVQALQGKDITIYGDGRQTRSFCYVDDLVDGLIRLMNAPDEVTGPVNLGNPEEWTIRDLAEKIIAMTASSASIVFLPMPQDDPRQRKPDITQAERLLGWKPSTGVQEGLQRTIDYFRSVMG
- the gspG gene encoding type II secretion system major pseudopilin GspG, encoding MYKRMREKRSEKGFTLIELLVVIIILGLLSALVAPKFFGKVDKAKQKTAKTQIELFGSALDEFRLDVGRYPTTEEGLNALREKPGNVTNWEGPYLPKAIPLDPWGFAYQYRSPGEHGAYDLYSFGADGAIGGEGNDKDIVNWE